The genome window GGGTACGCGCGTCTCCTTCATCCCGGTTGGAGGCAATCCGGTAGTTTCCGTTTTTTCCAGGAATATAAGTAAGCGTACACATGTTTACTAAAATTTGCGTCTTGACATATATTGAACAAAACCAGAGGCTAATCCTTCTCAACAAAATACAGAAAGATCGCCAATATTTGGATCAAATCTAAAATATTTACAGAATGATGAGCAATATCAAAGAAGATAGAAATGTAGAAGTGTCGCGGTTGCAAAAGGGAGTGCGGGAATATTTGGGTTTGGGATCAGATGAGGTGATATTTGATTTTCAGCAGAAAGGGGAGCTTACCAGGCTTGATCTGGTTACGGTGAACCCGCGTCATAATCAGTCATTTTTGTTTCATACTGAAGAAGGCGTTGACAAGAAGGATGCGCTGGAAAAGATGATGCATTATATCAAAACCTACAGAGATAAAGAGAACTCATATACCATTCAATGGATGGCGCGTGGCAGCAATGAACTTCATACCTCCTATTTCCGGGCAAAAAATATTTATGATGCGCTGGATAAACTGAACTATGGCAGGGACATGACCTCCATTACAGTTTTCAGTGTGGTGCTGAATCCGGTATCTTAGAGCAGTTCCATTTCAAATTCTTCCCAGGTCGCGTCAGTGGGGCCGTTTGGCAATTGATTGATCCTGCGTGGCAATTCATCCTTCACTTCGCTCACAAGCTGCGATCCAAAGGCTTTGCTGTCATCAGTATAAATGAAGATTCGATCAAGGAAATCTTCCCATACTTCCAGGAGATCACGTGTGTCAACCGGATCAAGATGATTGCGGGTTTTATGCTTAAGGTGCGTTAAAATTTCCGATATGATGGTCTCTTTATCGGGTGGACATATCCAGAGGATAGTGTAACTATCATCGAAAATATCTCTGTCGGTAACCTCATCATCGAGTTGTACAGGTGTATCATCAAAGTAGTAATCATCTTCATCCTCAGGAATAACATCACCGAACTTCATACGGAAGAGTTCAAGTTTCTCTTCATCCTCAGGATAATGTGGTGGGGGAATTTGCCTTTGAAGTTCTTCAACTGAATCTCCTTTCTTCAACCACTCATACGACTCAATGCTTGTGTCGACATAGTAAGGTTCATTGAGATGGAGATTTTTGAACAGATAAAAGGATGGGAGTGATTCCTTTAAAATTTCGGTCATAGTTCTTGTACAAGGTGCTTCTGAAATTAGAGCCGGGAAATTATGCTACCGGTGCATTTTCGCAAAAAGTTCTGACATTTTTGTTGTAGAGACGAGAAGAGCACTTCTCAGGATTGTCATTTTCTTGTCATAATCCTCGTCTTTGGATTCCAGTGCCAGGTAGTCCAGTGCATTTAGCAGGATGACATGGGTGGTAAAGACATTTTTAAAACTTTCCATCATTGTCATTTCTCCCACAAGCAATTCCTTGAAGTTGTTACACTTCTGCGCAAGTTCAAGGTAAACATCAATAGGGGCGCTAAAGAGTGCTTTCTTATGATTGCCATTCAATTTGTTTTCAGGAACATCCTTTTTCCTGCTTTCAAAATGTTCCTGAAAATAATTGCGCAGGTCTTGTATAATCTTGTTCCGGTAAAATATGGGAAGGATTTTTTGGAGGTTTTGAATGTAGAAGGTGAGCATGCCTACATTCTTAATTTGTATTAACACGTTGTAGACGTTCGTATTTCCGCTGTCCAGCATGCTGTTCAGTTTCTTGTTTTGCAGCAACTCGGAGAGTGACACGGATTGGGTTCCAGGGAAGAACCGGTCTTGCAGATCAGGTAAAAAATCTTCAATGTCAAAATCCAGCGGTGTATCCAGGGAAACGTTTTCATACCGTTCTCCAAATTCCTTGATCAGCCACTGATGCATGTTCTCGAATACATCCCGGTCAATTTTAAGTTTTTCCATAACAGACGATTGGTTGATAACAGAACTTTAAAAGGAACGAAGAAACTAAATAAATCGGGTATGAAAAGAAAAAACCGGGAGTATTTCTTTTAAAAGAGGATCATCTTTTAAAGCGGCAGTTGATGAATAGGTGAATAACCTAATAAATACCCCCGGTTCTGTGGATTTTAGCCACGTATCCTGTCTGACAAATTTTCTAACGGATGATCAAATCTAAAAAGAAAGCCTGAGAATTCAAACTGCATCGGTTAAGAAATGTAATCGGGAGAAACCGGGTTACGCAGAAGCAGTACTTTATCACTTTGAGGTATGCAACCTTCCGCTCAATTCAAACAATTAAACCCAAAAACCGCTTTCATGTTAGCAAGATCTAAAAGGGGGTAATGGAAGTAAAATGAAGTGGAAGTATTATATACCGCATAATCTCCGAAAGGAAATCAGCACTTCCGAGGACATCTACATACTAGGTGAAAACAGCAAATCGGTGACATATTGGATTACCATTACGAGTATTGGATTTTTCGGAGGGCAGGATGAAGAGCTATTTCATCCTACACTTTTTCATCAGGTGATGAAAAATCTGAGCGATAGGGACTATTGGATTAATGGAACCGATATGTACATTAATGCCATGAGCTTTACCGAGTCTGAATTGCTGAAATGGCTGAAGCTCTGGCTAGAGAAAAAAGGGATGCCCTGCCAATCACTTCAGAAAGGTACATTACAGGAGTTCAGGAGAAAAAACAGGGCTATTGATGCTTTCGAGACTGCCTTTGAGAATATGGTGAATGAGTATTTCAAGGGAAATACTGCATCCAGCAATAGCTGAATTTACACAGGTGCAGCCAAGTTTTAATTGCAGTGACGGGAAACTAGTGATGCTGCATCCGGATCTTCGAGTTCTGCGGCCATACGCCAGTTTTCACATGCCTTATTAAAATCTTTGCGGTAGCCATACAATACTCCGAGGTTATAATAAGCCTTTGAGTTGTCTCCTGTATAAACAGTAGTCGCCTCAAAATCTGCTATTGCCTTATCGTAAAGTTCTTTCTTTTCATGCACCACTCCGCGATAGTAATAGGCCTGGTGGTTAGACGAATCCAGCTCAATGGCTTTGGTTAAATCATAGAGTGCCATATCAAGGCTTCCGCTTTTAGCGCGTGCCAATCCCCGGTAAAGATAGGCTTCAGCATAATCCGGTTTTTTATGAATGGCATTCGTAAAACTGGAAACAGCATCCTTGTAGTCTCCACGTTCAATGCTTTTGTTTCCCTTCGCCATCCAATCCTGCGGCTTCTGTGCTAAAGACTGGAAGTTCAGCGAGGTGAAAAGTACGGTGATCAGAATTGCGGTAATCGAATTTCTATTTTTCATGACTTGAAGTATTTAAGTTTTCCGACTGCAATTTAAATCGAAAGCCAGTCAAGTCAAGGATTGTCGCGGTATGCCTGTCTTTTCTATCTGTAAGAAACCGGTATTAAACCGCTATAAAAATATTATTCACAATATAGCCTTAGCAGTTCAGAGGCTTCTTGCGTACCTAATTCTCTGGCTCTGCTGAAATTTTCACATGCTTCTTCAAGCTTTTTCTGGTTTAAAAGCGCATTTCCCCGGTTTAGAAATGCTGCGCCATCGTCAGGAGTAAGTTGAATCACACGCGTGAAATCTTTTTCTGCATTTTCATAATCTTCCATGCTCAAATAGTTAATTCCGCGGTTGAAGATGGCCATAGAAAAGTCATTATCCTGGCGCAAGGCCTCGTTGAAATCATCCATAGCAAGGGCATAAGATTTCAAACGATTATATAGTGAACCTCTGTTATTATAAATCTCAGGATTAGTCGGATCCAGAGTGATAGCTTTATTGTAGTCTTCCAGGGCCATGTCATATTGGTTAATTTCTTCAAA of Bacteroidia bacterium contains these proteins:
- a CDS encoding tetratricopeptide repeat protein; its protein translation is MKNRNSITAILITVLFTSLNFQSLAQKPQDWMAKGNKSIERGDYKDAVSSFTNAIHKKPDYAEAYLYRGLARAKSGSLDMALYDLTKAIELDSSNHQAYYYRGVVHEKKELYDKAIADFEATTVYTGDNSKAYYNLGVLYGYRKDFNKACENWRMAAELEDPDAASLVSRHCN